A window of the Mesorhizobium opportunistum WSM2075 genome harbors these coding sequences:
- a CDS encoding N,N-dimethylformamidase beta subunit family domain-containing protein produces the protein MTRLPTEFPDFGLTPERRRHAVRGHYYEWPGMDGERGEIWCYSDRFSYRPGETVTLHVSSTAPSFSMTITRDGGTETKVFEKSGIAARWQDSPDQCSAEGCGWETSFEFRLGGDWPSGAYRVTLTAGGRDGKPIQCHHLFIVSPQPGKKPGRVLQVAATGTWLAYNTWGGSNHYQGITGPDRNQYSPIVSTQRPWCRGFVVLPGDAPRVPLEVAVPPKTVPRYPHMEWALATGHSKKYASSGWASYDSHFFRFAERAGYGVDLASQHDLHFSPDILDGYDCAVFVGHDEYWTWEMRDAVDKYVERGGHAARFAGNFMWQTRLEDEGRRQVCYKYRARAEDPAYRGGDVTRATNSWEAPEIGRPGSATFGLNATRGLYTGWGGCAPRGVRGFPVYRPEHWAFAGTGIYYGDLLGADSHVYGYEVDGLDFEIRGGLPYPTSDSGAPDGLQVLAVGMASQVEESADIPIEDQFLTDEDGRFSAETLFGEGSDANLEKVKRGNGMIVNFPRGKGEVFHAGSCEWVAGLLRQDPMVERVTKNVLDRYLGKP, from the coding sequence ATGACCAGATTGCCCACGGAATTCCCCGATTTCGGACTGACGCCAGAGCGGCGCCGTCACGCCGTGCGCGGCCACTACTACGAATGGCCTGGGATGGATGGCGAGCGCGGCGAGATCTGGTGCTACTCGGACCGATTTTCCTATCGTCCCGGCGAGACGGTGACGCTGCATGTCAGTTCGACGGCTCCGTCCTTTAGCATGACGATCACCCGCGACGGCGGCACCGAAACGAAAGTGTTCGAGAAATCGGGCATCGCGGCACGCTGGCAGGACAGTCCGGACCAATGCTCGGCCGAGGGCTGCGGCTGGGAGACTTCGTTCGAATTCCGCCTCGGCGGCGACTGGCCGTCCGGTGCATACCGCGTGACGCTGACCGCCGGCGGTCGCGACGGCAAGCCGATCCAGTGCCACCATCTGTTCATCGTCAGCCCGCAACCTGGCAAGAAGCCCGGCCGCGTGCTGCAGGTTGCGGCGACGGGCACCTGGCTCGCCTACAACACTTGGGGCGGCTCCAACCACTATCAGGGCATCACCGGGCCTGACCGCAACCAGTATTCGCCCATCGTATCGACCCAGCGCCCCTGGTGCCGTGGCTTTGTCGTGCTGCCCGGGGATGCGCCGCGCGTGCCGCTGGAAGTCGCCGTGCCGCCGAAGACCGTGCCGCGCTATCCGCATATGGAATGGGCGCTCGCCACCGGCCATTCGAAGAAATACGCCTCGTCGGGCTGGGCCAGCTACGACAGCCATTTCTTCCGCTTCGCCGAGCGGGCCGGCTACGGTGTCGACCTCGCCAGCCAGCACGACCTGCATTTCTCGCCCGACATCCTCGACGGCTATGACTGCGCCGTCTTCGTCGGCCATGACGAGTACTGGACCTGGGAAATGCGCGACGCGGTCGACAAATATGTGGAGCGCGGTGGCCATGCGGCGCGCTTTGCCGGCAACTTCATGTGGCAGACGCGGCTGGAGGATGAGGGACGCCGCCAGGTCTGCTACAAATACCGTGCCCGCGCCGAGGATCCCGCCTATCGCGGCGGCGACGTGACCCGCGCCACCAACTCCTGGGAAGCGCCCGAAATCGGCCGGCCGGGCTCGGCAACCTTCGGGCTGAACGCCACCCGTGGCCTCTATACCGGCTGGGGCGGCTGCGCGCCGCGCGGCGTGCGCGGTTTCCCGGTCTATCGACCGGAGCATTGGGCCTTTGCCGGCACCGGCATCTACTACGGCGACCTGCTCGGCGCCGACAGCCACGTCTATGGCTATGAGGTGGACGGGCTCGACTTCGAGATCCGCGGCGGCCTGCCCTACCCCACGTCAGACAGCGGCGCGCCGGATGGATTGCAGGTTCTCGCCGTCGGCATGGCTTCCCAGGTCGAGGAAAGCGCCGATATCCCGATCGAGGACCAGTTCCTCACCGACGAGGATGGCCGCTTCAGCGCCGAAACGCTGTTCGGCGAGGGCAGCGACGCCAATCTGGAGAAAGTCAAACGCGGCAACGGCATGATCGTCAATTTTCCGCGCGGCAAGGGCGAGGTGTTCCACGCCGGAAGCTGCGAATGGGTTGCCGGCCTGCTAAGACAGGACCCGATGGTCGAACGCGTCACAAAAAATGTCCTCGATCGTTATCTCGGAAAGCCCTGA
- a CDS encoding aspartate aminotransferase family protein, producing the protein MSKTQIAAQQTEARRESHLFYLSSLRRPLIDRAEGIYMWTQDGRRFIDGSSGPMVANIGHSNRNVLDAMKRQMDRATFAYRLHFENEPAEELARELAGKLPEGMDRIFFVSGGSEATESCIKLARQWAVATGQASRWKVITRFPSYHGGTLGSLSITGDDALSETFAPMMRSMPTVPAPTAWRDRDNLSMEQRGVRYADMLEEKILTEGPESVVAFIMEPIGGAATAALVAPDSYYARIREICDRYGILLIHDEVMSGAGRTGKFLGGDHWNCKPDIVALSKGLGSGYAPLGALAAPMRLVQPLLASGGFQHGHTYAGNPLACAAGLAVLGEMDRLDLIANAAAMGDVLMDGLKGLAKRFPFIADVRGKGLLTGAEMVADPETLRPIDQSKKATQRLLDLAYARGLIIYGRRVKGGVDGDNFMIAPPMIITSEQVGEIVSIIGDALEVLASELDLPVEGRG; encoded by the coding sequence ATGTCGAAAACCCAGATCGCCGCTCAACAGACCGAAGCCCGGCGAGAATCACATCTGTTCTATTTGTCCAGCCTGCGCCGGCCGCTGATCGACCGCGCCGAGGGCATCTACATGTGGACGCAGGACGGCCGCCGCTTCATCGATGGATCGAGCGGGCCGATGGTCGCCAATATCGGCCATTCCAACCGCAACGTGCTCGATGCCATGAAGCGGCAGATGGACCGCGCCACCTTCGCCTACCGGCTGCATTTCGAGAACGAGCCGGCGGAAGAACTCGCGCGGGAACTCGCGGGGAAACTGCCGGAGGGCATGGACCGCATCTTCTTCGTCTCGGGCGGCTCGGAAGCGACCGAATCCTGCATCAAGCTGGCGCGGCAATGGGCGGTCGCCACCGGACAGGCCAGCCGCTGGAAGGTGATCACCCGCTTTCCCTCCTATCATGGCGGCACGCTGGGTTCGCTCTCGATCACCGGCGACGATGCGCTGTCCGAAACCTTTGCGCCGATGATGCGGTCGATGCCGACCGTGCCGGCGCCGACCGCCTGGCGCGACCGTGACAATCTTTCGATGGAGCAGCGCGGCGTTCGCTATGCCGACATGCTGGAGGAGAAGATCCTCACCGAGGGGCCGGAAAGCGTGGTCGCCTTCATCATGGAGCCGATCGGGGGTGCCGCCACAGCAGCCCTGGTGGCGCCGGACAGCTACTATGCCCGCATCCGCGAGATCTGCGACCGCTACGGCATCCTGCTCATCCATGACGAAGTGATGAGCGGCGCCGGCCGCACCGGCAAATTCCTCGGCGGCGACCACTGGAACTGCAAGCCCGATATCGTCGCGCTGTCGAAGGGCCTGGGCTCTGGCTATGCGCCGCTCGGCGCGCTCGCCGCACCGATGCGGCTGGTGCAGCCGTTGCTCGCCTCCGGCGGCTTCCAGCACGGCCACACCTATGCCGGCAATCCGCTCGCTTGCGCCGCCGGTCTTGCGGTTCTGGGTGAAATGGACCGACTCGACCTGATCGCCAATGCGGCTGCGATGGGCGATGTGCTGATGGACGGATTGAAGGGACTTGCCAAGCGCTTCCCGTTCATTGCCGACGTGCGCGGCAAGGGTCTGCTCACCGGCGCCGAGATGGTCGCCGATCCAGAGACGCTGCGGCCGATCGACCAGAGCAAGAAGGCGACGCAGCGCCTGCTCGACCTCGCCTATGCGCGCGGGCTGATCATCTATGGCCGCAGGGTCAAGGGCGGCGTCGACGGCGACAATTTCATGATCGCGCCGCCGATGATCATCACCAGCGAACAGGTCGGCGAAATCGTCTCCATCATCGGTGACGCGCTGGAGGTTCTGGCTTCCGAGCTCGACCTGCCGGTCGAAGGCCGGGGGTAA
- a CDS encoding 3-keto-5-aminohexanoate cleavage protein produces the protein MAPRKVIITCAVTGSVHTPSMSPYLPVTPDQIATDAIAAAEAGASVLHLHARDPRDGRPTADPDVFMQFLPRIKQATDAVINITTGGSSLMTLDQRLAAPLRAEPEMCSLNMGSMNFALFPMLDKPREWQHEWEPKLLEATRDTIFKNTFADMEGVLERLGKGCGTRFEFECYDIGHLYSLAHFRDRGLVSGPLFIQFVLGILGGIGADPDNLVHMKRIADKLFGDSYQFSVLAAGRNQMPLISIAAAMGGNVRVGLEDSLYDGRQLAKSNADQVRRIRGILDGLSLEVATPAEARHMLALKGGDRVAF, from the coding sequence ATGGCGCCGCGAAAAGTCATCATCACCTGCGCGGTCACCGGCTCGGTGCATACGCCGTCGATGTCGCCCTATTTGCCGGTGACGCCGGACCAGATCGCGACGGATGCCATTGCGGCGGCCGAAGCCGGTGCCTCGGTCCTGCACCTTCACGCCCGCGACCCCAGGGATGGCCGCCCGACCGCCGATCCGGACGTCTTCATGCAGTTCCTGCCGCGCATCAAGCAGGCAACCGACGCGGTGATCAACATCACCACCGGCGGCTCGTCGCTGATGACGCTCGACCAACGGCTGGCTGCGCCGCTCCGCGCCGAGCCCGAAATGTGCTCGCTCAACATGGGCTCGATGAACTTCGCGCTGTTCCCGATGTTGGACAAACCACGGGAGTGGCAGCACGAATGGGAACCGAAACTGCTAGAAGCCACCCGCGACACCATCTTCAAGAACACCTTCGCCGACATGGAGGGCGTGCTCGAAAGACTCGGAAAAGGCTGCGGCACGCGCTTCGAGTTCGAGTGTTATGACATCGGCCACCTTTATTCGCTGGCGCATTTCCGCGACCGCGGCCTGGTGTCGGGGCCGCTGTTCATCCAGTTCGTGCTGGGCATCCTGGGTGGCATCGGCGCCGACCCGGACAATCTCGTCCACATGAAGCGCATCGCCGACAAACTGTTCGGCGACAGCTACCAGTTTTCGGTGCTGGCCGCCGGCCGCAACCAGATGCCGCTGATCTCGATCGCCGCGGCGATGGGCGGCAATGTCCGTGTCGGGCTGGAAGACAGCCTCTATGATGGCCGCCAGCTGGCGAAATCCAATGCCGATCAGGTGCGGCGCATCCGTGGTATTCTCGACGGGCTGTCGCTGGAAGTTGCCACACCGGCCGAAGCACGCCACATGCTGGCGCTCAAGGGTGGGGATAGGGTGGCGTTTTGA
- a CDS encoding GNAT family N-acetyltransferase — protein MSNRSEVLLRPGRIEDVETIHAAILKLGTHIGAPEEIVSTADDLRTWGFGEKPAFSTLIAEVGGEFAGLCLYFPIFSTWMGRPGVYVQDLYVEDRFRGRKIGERLLRRVAAQCRKEGGVYLRLSVDTDNEGAKAFYERLGIAWSSYEQTQKIIGEAFFAFADAPENGEQE, from the coding sequence GTGAGCAACCGCTCCGAAGTCCTCCTCCGCCCCGGCCGCATCGAAGACGTCGAAACCATACACGCGGCAATCCTGAAACTCGGCACCCATATCGGCGCGCCCGAGGAAATCGTCTCGACGGCGGACGATCTCAGAACCTGGGGCTTCGGCGAAAAGCCCGCCTTCTCGACCCTGATCGCCGAAGTCGGCGGCGAGTTCGCCGGGCTGTGCCTGTATTTCCCGATCTTTTCGACCTGGATGGGGCGGCCTGGCGTCTACGTGCAGGATCTCTACGTCGAGGACCGGTTCCGCGGCCGCAAGATCGGCGAGCGGCTGTTGCGGCGCGTCGCAGCGCAGTGCCGAAAAGAAGGCGGGGTCTATCTCAGACTGTCCGTCGACACCGACAATGAAGGCGCCAAGGCTTTCTATGAAAGGCTGGGCATTGCCTGGTCGAGCTACGAACAGACGCAGAAGATCATCGGCGAAGCCTTTTTCGCCTTCGCGGATGCGCCGGAAAATGGGGAGCAGGAATGA
- a CDS encoding histone deacetylase family protein, whose product MKAFYAQEQKRHDPKAFLSSGAAQPNPEKPERVERLLAGAISAGCTIERPRDHGLGPVSAVHTPEYLDFLEHIFERWQRIDGASAEVIPNIHPIARNGSYPASAVGQAGYHMADTACPISGETWQSALWSAWSAVEAAETVMAGAPAAYALCRPPGHHAFADVAGGFCFINNSAVAAQVLRRNAARVAILDVDLHHGNGTQGIFYARPDVLTVSLHADPVRFYPFFWGHADERGEGPGLGYNFNLPLPRKSADAAFLEALEVAFQRIRAFSPDALVVALGLDAFEGDPFGGLSVTTPGFSRIGEAIAGLGLPSVIVQEGGYLCDALGDNLTAFLTGFGGKAR is encoded by the coding sequence ATGAAAGCCTTTTATGCGCAGGAGCAGAAACGCCACGATCCCAAGGCCTTTCTTTCCAGCGGTGCCGCACAGCCCAATCCGGAAAAGCCCGAACGCGTCGAGAGATTATTAGCCGGCGCGATATCTGCGGGCTGCACGATCGAACGGCCGCGCGATCACGGGCTCGGCCCCGTTTCGGCGGTGCACACACCCGAATATCTCGACTTTCTCGAGCACATCTTTGAACGCTGGCAACGCATCGATGGCGCATCCGCCGAGGTGATCCCCAACATCCACCCGATCGCCCGCAACGGTTCCTATCCGGCCTCGGCGGTCGGCCAGGCCGGCTATCACATGGCCGACACGGCTTGCCCGATCTCCGGCGAGACATGGCAAAGCGCGCTGTGGAGCGCCTGGAGCGCGGTCGAAGCCGCCGAAACGGTGATGGCTGGCGCACCGGCCGCCTATGCGCTGTGCCGCCCGCCCGGCCACCACGCTTTTGCCGATGTCGCCGGCGGCTTCTGCTTCATCAACAACTCGGCCGTTGCGGCTCAGGTTTTGCGCAGAAACGCAGCCCGCGTGGCGATCCTCGATGTCGACCTGCATCACGGCAACGGCACGCAAGGCATCTTCTATGCACGGCCCGATGTGCTCACCGTTTCGCTGCACGCCGACCCGGTGCGTTTCTATCCGTTCTTCTGGGGTCATGCTGACGAGCGAGGCGAAGGGCCGGGCCTCGGCTATAATTTCAACTTGCCGCTGCCACGCAAATCCGCCGACGCGGCGTTCCTCGAAGCGCTCGAGGTCGCGTTCCAGCGCATCCGTGCCTTTTCGCCGGATGCGCTTGTCGTGGCGCTCGGTCTCGACGCATTCGAGGGCGATCCGTTCGGCGGTCTCTCGGTGACCACGCCCGGCTTCTCGCGCATTGGCGAGGCGATCGCCGGGCTCGGCCTGCCGAGCGTCATCGTCCAGGAAGGCGGCTATCTCTGCGACGCACTCGGCGACAATCTCACCGCCTTCCTCACCGGTTTCGGCGGCAAGGCGCGGTGA
- a CDS encoding cysteine desulfurase-like protein: MADFPIEAVRARFPALSLTDKGRRRIYLDNPAGTQVPQAVADAVSRCLLTTNANLGGYFETTIAAQAVVDDAHQAMADFLGAESREEIIIGANMTTLTYHMSRTLGRTMKPGDEIILTRMDHEGNVSPWLQLAEDLGLVVRWLPFDERSWQVEEATLADLLSDKTRLVALNYASNLTGSINRVKSLTAIAKQAGALVYVDAVQFAPHGLIDVRELGCDFLICSAYKFFGPHMGILWGRLDIIDGLKAYKCRCSSNGLPERFELGTPQIELMAGVTAAVDYFADVGASAGEGGSRRQKIARAFEVSIAYENPLAQRLIDSLADISGLTIHGITDPKRLGDRVPTVSFTVDGIIPETIVRQMNAENIFLWSGHNYAWEIVHQLGIPAEQGVVRIGIAHYNTHNEIDETLESVHQVIAMLRQQRS; the protein is encoded by the coding sequence ATGGCGGACTTTCCGATCGAGGCGGTGCGAGCAAGATTCCCGGCTCTGTCCCTGACCGACAAAGGGCGTCGCCGCATCTATCTCGACAACCCCGCGGGCACGCAGGTGCCGCAGGCTGTCGCTGACGCGGTGTCGCGCTGCCTGCTCACCACCAATGCCAATCTCGGCGGCTATTTCGAAACGACGATAGCCGCTCAAGCTGTCGTCGATGACGCGCATCAGGCAATGGCCGATTTCCTCGGCGCGGAGAGCCGCGAGGAAATCATCATCGGCGCCAACATGACGACGCTGACCTATCACATGTCGCGCACGCTCGGCCGCACCATGAAGCCCGGCGACGAGATCATCCTCACCCGCATGGACCATGAGGGCAATGTCTCGCCCTGGCTGCAGCTGGCCGAGGATCTTGGCCTTGTGGTGCGCTGGCTGCCCTTCGACGAAAGGAGTTGGCAGGTCGAGGAGGCAACGCTGGCCGATCTGCTATCCGACAAGACGCGGCTGGTCGCCTTGAACTATGCCAGCAACCTCACCGGTTCGATCAACCGGGTTAAGTCCCTGACTGCCATTGCAAAACAGGCCGGCGCGCTGGTCTATGTCGACGCCGTCCAGTTCGCGCCGCACGGCCTGATCGACGTGCGGGAACTCGGCTGCGATTTCCTGATCTGCTCGGCCTACAAATTCTTCGGCCCGCATATGGGCATATTGTGGGGACGGCTGGATATCATCGATGGCCTGAAGGCCTACAAATGCCGTTGCTCGTCCAATGGCCTGCCGGAGCGGTTCGAACTCGGCACGCCGCAGATCGAGCTGATGGCCGGTGTTACGGCGGCGGTCGATTATTTTGCTGACGTTGGAGCTTCGGCGGGCGAGGGCGGTTCGCGCAGGCAGAAGATCGCGAGGGCGTTCGAAGTCTCCATTGCCTATGAAAACCCGCTGGCGCAGAGGCTGATCGATAGCCTGGCCGACATTTCAGGCCTGACCATCCACGGCATCACCGACCCGAAGCGGCTCGGAGATCGCGTACCGACGGTCTCCTTCACCGTTGACGGCATCATTCCCGAAACCATCGTCCGGCAGATGAACGCCGAAAACATCTTCCTGTGGTCCGGCCACAACTATGCCTGGGAGATCGTCCATCAGCTGGGCATTCCAGCCGAGCAAGGCGTCGTGCGCATCGGCATCGCCCACTACAACACACACAATGAGATCGACGAGACGCTGGAGAGCGTGCACCAGGTGATCGCGATGCTCAGGCAGCAGCGATCCTGA
- a CDS encoding aldo/keto reductase — MHKRRLGRTDLLVTQICLGSMTWGQQNTEAEGHAQMDLAFSRGVNFIDTAELYPIPPKAETQGRTEKIIGSWMKAKGNRDKVILASKVVGRTANSWFRGDRPSQLVRADILDAIDKSLAKLGTDYLDLYQIHWPERDIPWGANPTRVGAVARRPDAIGAPTDETPIEETLAVFEELVKAGKIRHFGLSNESSWGVMRFLAEADKGVGPRVASLQNAYNLVNRTFEVNLAEVCEREEVSLLAYSPLAQGYLTGKYDHGARPQGSRSQLFNRGQRYETPNAAEVQLEYNELARSFGLEPALFANAYVSSRPFVTSNIVGATTISQLEMALSSVDVIWTEEMQKAVDAIHQRVGNPCP; from the coding sequence ATGCACAAACGCCGTCTCGGTCGGACCGATCTCCTTGTTACCCAGATTTGCCTGGGTTCAATGACCTGGGGTCAGCAGAACACGGAGGCCGAAGGCCACGCGCAGATGGACCTGGCGTTTTCGCGCGGCGTCAATTTCATCGACACCGCTGAACTCTATCCGATCCCGCCGAAGGCAGAGACGCAAGGGCGGACCGAAAAGATCATCGGCAGCTGGATGAAGGCCAAGGGCAACCGCGACAAGGTGATCCTTGCCTCCAAGGTCGTCGGCCGCACCGCCAACAGCTGGTTTCGCGGCGACAGGCCGTCGCAACTGGTGCGCGCCGATATTCTTGACGCTATCGACAAATCGCTGGCCAAGCTCGGCACCGATTATCTGGACCTTTATCAAATTCATTGGCCGGAAAGGGACATTCCCTGGGGCGCCAACCCGACACGCGTCGGCGCCGTAGCGCGGCGTCCCGATGCGATCGGCGCGCCGACCGACGAAACGCCGATAGAAGAGACGCTTGCCGTCTTCGAGGAACTGGTGAAGGCGGGAAAGATCCGCCATTTCGGCCTCTCGAACGAGAGTTCCTGGGGGGTCATGCGGTTCCTTGCCGAGGCCGACAAGGGCGTTGGCCCGCGCGTCGCGTCGCTCCAGAATGCCTACAATCTCGTCAACCGCACCTTCGAGGTCAACCTCGCCGAGGTCTGCGAACGCGAGGAGGTGTCGTTGCTCGCCTATTCGCCGCTGGCGCAGGGCTACCTCACCGGCAAGTACGACCATGGCGCCCGCCCGCAAGGGTCGCGGTCGCAGCTGTTCAATCGCGGCCAGCGCTACGAGACGCCCAATGCCGCGGAAGTGCAACTCGAATACAACGAGTTGGCGCGCTCGTTTGGGCTGGAGCCGGCGCTGTTTGCCAATGCCTATGTGTCGAGCCGTCCGTTCGTCACCTCGAACATCGTTGGCGCCACGACCATTTCGCAGTTGGAAATGGCGTTGTCCTCGGTGGATGTCATCTGGACCGAAGAGATGCAGAAGGCGGTGGATGCGATCCATCAGCGGGTCGGCAATCCTTGTCCTTGA
- a CDS encoding DUF1993 domain-containing protein codes for MTISMYEASVPVFSARLKALSNVLASAEQNALERKIDPQVFLTARLAPDMFALTRQVQIATDHAKGAPSRLASREVPKYEDNEASFADLEARIAKTLALLATFSAADIDGSDDKMIELKLGGRETTLGGMQYLLHVAMPNFYFHLTTAYDILRHNGVPLGKSTFLGSR; via the coding sequence GTGACGATATCGATGTATGAGGCATCCGTGCCCGTGTTTTCGGCCCGGCTGAAAGCACTTTCCAATGTGCTGGCATCAGCCGAACAGAATGCGCTTGAGCGCAAGATCGACCCGCAGGTGTTTTTGACGGCGCGCCTCGCGCCCGACATGTTCGCGCTGACCCGGCAGGTGCAGATCGCCACCGACCATGCCAAGGGCGCGCCGTCGCGGCTCGCCAGCCGCGAAGTGCCGAAATATGAGGACAATGAGGCAAGCTTTGCCGATCTCGAGGCGCGGATCGCCAAGACGCTCGCGCTTCTGGCAACGTTCTCGGCTGCCGATATTGATGGTTCGGACGACAAGATGATCGAGTTGAAGCTCGGCGGGCGCGAAACCACATTAGGCGGCATGCAGTATCTGCTGCATGTTGCCATGCCCAACTTCTACTTCCACCTCACCACCGCTTACGACATTCTTCGCCACAATGGCGTGCCGCTGGGCAAGTCGACATTCCTCGGATCGCGCTGA
- a CDS encoding DUF1176 domain-containing protein — protein sequence MRRALLAAIALLSLATTGQTALAAGDAAEAPYVDDRSSAEAVIHSLYSAINRHEFARAWSYFGDTKPAKDFDSFVKGYDGTAKVEVETGAISDEGAAGSIFYNVPVAIRATDKTGGEKVFAGCYTLRQVNAQIQAAPPFDPIHIEKGALKPSTADFEEAVPPSCGDGPPPPKKDTALEQAKKAFLATYGDQCDKDLVANEPEVFSIKYKDKDARPGDPDKETRLFHFSCSAAAYNESSVYYMTDELSAVQQLQFAEPKMDIRYENNDSNGKLLGMSIVGFQTSGWAVNSDYDPDAHTITTFNKWRGVGDASDAGTYLFRNGNFSLVQYDVDASYDGKENPQTVVDYNTAP from the coding sequence ATGAGACGCGCCCTTCTCGCAGCGATTGCCCTTCTCTCCCTTGCCACGACGGGCCAAACGGCCCTGGCCGCCGGTGATGCCGCCGAAGCGCCCTATGTCGATGATCGTTCGAGCGCCGAGGCGGTCATCCATTCGCTCTACAGCGCCATCAACCGGCACGAATTCGCCCGCGCCTGGAGTTATTTCGGCGATACAAAGCCGGCAAAGGATTTTGACAGCTTCGTCAAGGGCTATGACGGCACCGCAAAGGTCGAGGTCGAGACCGGCGCTATCTCGGACGAAGGTGCCGCGGGCAGCATTTTCTACAACGTTCCCGTCGCCATCCGCGCCACCGACAAGACCGGCGGCGAAAAGGTTTTCGCCGGCTGCTACACGCTGCGCCAGGTCAATGCCCAGATCCAGGCCGCGCCGCCTTTCGACCCGATCCACATCGAAAAGGGCGCGCTGAAGCCCTCCACCGCTGATTTCGAGGAGGCGGTGCCGCCTAGCTGCGGCGACGGGCCGCCGCCACCGAAGAAGGACACGGCGTTGGAACAGGCCAAGAAGGCCTTTCTGGCGACCTATGGCGACCAGTGCGACAAGGATCTCGTGGCCAATGAGCCGGAGGTCTTTTCAATCAAGTACAAGGACAAGGATGCCCGGCCCGGAGATCCCGACAAGGAGACGCGGCTGTTCCATTTTTCCTGCTCGGCGGCCGCCTACAATGAAAGCTCGGTCTACTACATGACCGACGAGTTGTCGGCCGTGCAGCAATTGCAGTTCGCCGAACCCAAGATGGACATCCGCTACGAGAACAATGACAGCAATGGCAAATTGCTGGGCATGAGCATCGTCGGCTTCCAGACGAGCGGCTGGGCGGTCAATTCCGACTATGATCCGGATGCCCATACGATCACCACGTTCAACAAGTGGCGCGGTGTCGGCGATGCGTCGGACGCCGGCACCTATCTGTTCCGCAATGGCAATTTCTCGCTGGTCCAGTACGACGTCGACGCGTCCTATGACGGCAAGGAGAACCCGCAGACGGTCGTCGACTACAACACCGCGCCCTGA
- a CDS encoding alpha/beta hydrolase family protein, whose protein sequence is MLFLFSSAANADTLSLKSFKDDLFAYPAALSSDTNGAYTVIDYREMRDINQRDEVPEKRVHAQYTDTGVRKVQQDLLLKTDAGDVRHVAVGKTEGAGIIVLYLHGQGGSRKQGVDDFTFGGNFNRLKNLMAANGGLYLSPDFPDFGDKGAAQLAALIDHYAEQSPGAKIFVACGSMGGALCWKLAARKDTGGRINGLLLLGSLWDDSFFASPAFKRRVPVFFGQGSHDVVFPVASQEAFFRSIIAKSKAYPTRFVRFETGTHGTPIRMVDWRGTLNWMLSKAP, encoded by the coding sequence TTGCTTTTCTTGTTTTCTTCGGCCGCCAACGCCGACACTTTGTCCCTAAAATCCTTCAAGGACGATCTCTTCGCCTATCCGGCTGCGCTTTCCTCCGACACCAACGGTGCCTACACGGTCATCGACTATCGCGAAATGCGCGACATCAACCAGCGCGACGAGGTGCCGGAAAAGCGTGTGCATGCGCAGTACACCGACACCGGCGTGCGCAAGGTGCAGCAGGATCTGCTCCTGAAGACCGATGCCGGCGACGTCAGGCATGTCGCCGTCGGCAAGACGGAGGGCGCCGGCATTATCGTGCTTTACCTGCACGGGCAGGGTGGCAGCCGCAAGCAAGGCGTCGACGACTTCACCTTCGGCGGCAATTTCAACCGCCTCAAGAACCTGATGGCCGCCAATGGCGGCCTCTATCTCAGTCCTGATTTTCCCGATTTCGGCGACAAGGGCGCGGCACAGCTGGCGGCGCTGATCGATCATTACGCCGAACAGTCGCCGGGCGCGAAGATCTTCGTCGCCTGCGGCTCGATGGGCGGTGCGCTTTGCTGGAAGCTGGCCGCCCGCAAGGACACCGGCGGCCGCATCAATGGCCTGCTGCTGCTCGGCTCGCTGTGGGACGACAGCTTTTTCGCCAGCCCTGCCTTCAAGCGCCGCGTGCCGGTCTTTTTCGGCCAGGGCAGCCATGACGTGGTCTTTCCCGTGGCAAGCCAGGAGGCCTTCTTCCGTTCCATCATCGCCAAATCGAAAGCCTATCCGACCCGGTTCGTCCGCTTCGAGACCGGCACGCACGGCACGCCCATCCGCATGGTCGACTGGCGCGGGACGCTCAACTGGATGCTGTCGAAGGCGCCGTAA